The Methanoplanus sp. FWC-SCC4 genome has a window encoding:
- a CDS encoding glycosyltransferase, whose amino-acid sequence MKKFAIISPLLPPTNSGQPLVLHSLLKNFNPEDYCLISEADYSDNIIGRHSEKKLNCKYFCIKLFSKKYYLNRLMEKMILKFNFLLPEKFLKNLIKKRIACIEKILADEKCEVAIACTGSIFDPVATYYAAKNLGIKFIFYVFDMYSQQFTFQEGIAFTKKYEKILLNNSDKLILTNEFVHNEYLSDYGVKGVIIHNPVPCELKKEPGNLYNSGFNADDMEILYAGSIYAAHYDAFRNLVGALKKIKKGKLRIITSQREFVLKIKGIKGPVIYEKIKSQSEVFELQRKTDILFLPLAFNSPYPKLINNSSPGKMGEYLASGKPVLVHAPPDSFLSWYFREYNCGIVADKADPDYLAKKIGEIIDDKDLREEIVNNALRCADRDFSVLSGYETLKYVINS is encoded by the coding sequence TATCTGAGGCAGATTATTCTGATAATATAATCGGTAGACATTCAGAAAAAAAACTAAATTGCAAATACTTTTGCATAAAACTCTTTTCTAAGAAATATTATCTAAACAGGCTGATGGAAAAAATGATTTTAAAATTTAATTTTCTTCTGCCTGAAAAATTTCTTAAAAATTTAATAAAAAAAAGGATTGCCTGTATTGAAAAAATCCTGGCGGATGAGAAATGTGAAGTAGCCATAGCCTGTACGGGTAGTATTTTTGATCCCGTTGCAACTTACTATGCTGCAAAAAATCTTGGAATAAAATTTATTTTTTACGTTTTTGATATGTATTCCCAACAGTTTACATTTCAGGAAGGTATAGCTTTTACAAAAAAATATGAAAAAATCCTGTTAAATAATTCAGACAAACTAATCCTGACAAATGAGTTTGTTCATAATGAATATTTATCAGATTACGGTGTAAAAGGTGTTATAATTCACAATCCTGTTCCCTGTGAATTAAAAAAAGAGCCTGGGAATTTATATAATTCAGGTTTTAATGCAGACGATATGGAAATATTGTATGCAGGATCAATTTATGCAGCACACTACGATGCATTCAGGAATCTTGTTGGTGCACTTAAAAAAATAAAAAAGGGTAAATTAAGGATAATCACGTCTCAGAGAGAGTTTGTTCTTAAGATAAAGGGTATTAAAGGCCCTGTAATTTATGAGAAAATAAAATCCCAGTCAGAAGTTTTTGAATTGCAAAGGAAAACCGACATTTTGTTTTTACCTCTGGCTTTTAATTCCCCCTATCCTAAGTTAATAAATAATTCATCTCCGGGAAAAATGGGTGAATATCTTGCTTCAGGAAAACCTGTTCTTGTTCATGCCCCTCCTGATTCATTTCTTAGCTGGTATTTTAGGGAATATAATTGTGGCATAGTTGCAGATAAAGCCGATCCGGATTACCTGGCTAAAAAAATTGGTGAAATAATTGATGATAAGGATCTAAGAGAAGAAATTGTAAATAATGCATTAAGATGTGCTGATAGAGATTTTTCCGTACTTTCAGGATATGAAACCCTGAAATATGTTATCAATTCATGA